In Streptomyces sp. SN-593, a single genomic region encodes these proteins:
- a CDS encoding sulfurtransferase, whose translation MTGTDTTRRTVLTTAAELERDLASPAPPVLLDVRWAVGATDGRPRYRAGHLPGARFVDLETELAAPPAPALGRHPLPSADRLQAAARGWGVRADSRVVVYDDTSGLAAARAWWLLRWGGVGDVRLLDGGLGAWTRAGGPLESGEPAPAAPGDVELAGGLLPVLDAPGAARLAEQGVLLDARAAERYRGEVEPVDAKAGHVPGAVSAPTTDNLAATGEFLDTPALRERFRHLGATGTSDVGVYCGSGVTAAHEIAALAAAGVHAALYAGSWSQWIGDPDRPVVLGPTPQGGPS comes from the coding sequence ATGACCGGCACCGACACCACCCGGCGGACCGTCCTGACCACGGCCGCCGAGCTGGAGCGGGACCTCGCCAGCCCGGCGCCGCCGGTGCTGCTCGACGTCCGGTGGGCCGTCGGCGCCACCGACGGCCGGCCGCGCTACCGCGCGGGCCACCTGCCCGGGGCCCGCTTCGTGGACCTGGAGACGGAGCTGGCCGCACCGCCGGCGCCCGCCCTAGGCCGGCATCCGCTGCCGTCCGCGGACCGGCTCCAGGCGGCGGCACGAGGGTGGGGCGTACGGGCGGACAGCCGGGTCGTCGTCTATGACGACACCTCCGGGCTGGCCGCCGCGCGTGCCTGGTGGCTGCTGCGGTGGGGCGGCGTCGGCGACGTCCGGCTCCTCGACGGCGGCCTCGGCGCCTGGACCCGGGCCGGCGGCCCGCTGGAGAGCGGCGAGCCCGCCCCGGCCGCGCCGGGGGACGTCGAACTCGCCGGCGGCCTCCTGCCGGTGCTCGACGCCCCCGGCGCGGCCCGCCTGGCCGAGCAGGGCGTCCTGCTCGACGCCCGCGCGGCCGAGCGGTACCGCGGGGAGGTCGAGCCGGTCGACGCCAAGGCCGGTCACGTCCCCGGCGCGGTCAGCGCCCCGACCACGGACAACCTCGCCGCGACCGGGGAGTTCCTGGACACCCCCGCGCTGCGGGAGCGCTTCCGGCACCTCGGCGCCACCGGCACGTCCGACGTCGGGGTGTACTGCGGCTCGGGCGTCACCGCCGCCCACGAGATCGCCGCCCTCGCGGCGGCGGGCGTCCACGCCGCGCTCTACGCCGGTTCGTGGAGCCAGTGGATCGGCGATCCCGACCGCCCGGTGGTGCTCGGCCCGACCCCGCAGGGCGGTCCCTCATGA
- a CDS encoding zinc-dependent alcohol dehydrogenase, whose translation MRATVWHGKRDVRVDNVPDPSVQEPTDAVIRVTSSGLCGSDLHLYEVLTPFMTAGDILGHEPMGIVEEVGPAVGGLAVGDRVVVPFQIACGTCWMCRRGLPTQCETTQVTEHGMGARLFGYTKLYGAVPGAQAEYLRVPQAQFGPIKVPEGPPDDRFVYLSDVLPTAWQAVKYADVPAGGSLAVLGLGPIGAMACRVAHHLGAETVIGIDRVPERLARAKQDGTIVLDLDSFDSAAELTDTVRQLTDGRGPDSVVDAVGTEAHGSPVAKAVQSAAALLPQEWAAKLTQTAGVDRLGALHLAIGLVRRGGTVSISGVYGGAADTLPMLTLFDKQLTLRMGQANVRRWSDDILPLLTDDDPLGVDDFATHHLPLDRAPDAYRMFQKKEDGAIKILFTP comes from the coding sequence ATGCGAGCCACCGTCTGGCACGGCAAACGCGACGTCCGCGTCGACAACGTCCCGGACCCCTCCGTCCAGGAACCCACCGACGCCGTCATCCGCGTCACCAGCTCCGGGCTGTGCGGTTCCGACCTGCATCTCTACGAGGTCCTGACACCGTTCATGACCGCCGGGGACATCCTCGGGCACGAGCCGATGGGCATCGTGGAGGAGGTCGGGCCCGCGGTGGGGGGCCTCGCGGTGGGGGACCGCGTCGTGGTGCCGTTCCAGATCGCCTGCGGCACCTGCTGGATGTGCCGCCGGGGCCTGCCCACCCAGTGCGAGACCACCCAGGTCACCGAGCACGGCATGGGAGCCCGCCTGTTCGGCTACACCAAGCTGTACGGGGCCGTGCCCGGGGCGCAGGCGGAGTACCTGCGCGTGCCGCAGGCGCAGTTCGGTCCGATCAAGGTGCCCGAGGGACCCCCTGACGACCGCTTCGTCTACCTCTCCGACGTCCTGCCCACCGCCTGGCAGGCCGTGAAGTACGCCGACGTCCCGGCCGGCGGCTCCCTCGCGGTCCTCGGCCTCGGACCCATCGGTGCCATGGCCTGCCGCGTCGCCCACCACCTGGGCGCGGAGACGGTGATCGGGATCGACCGCGTGCCCGAGCGCCTCGCCCGCGCCAAGCAGGACGGCACGATCGTCCTCGACCTCGACTCGTTCGACTCCGCCGCCGAGCTGACCGACACCGTCCGCCAGCTCACCGACGGACGGGGACCCGACAGCGTGGTCGACGCGGTGGGCACCGAGGCGCACGGCAGCCCCGTCGCCAAGGCGGTCCAGAGCGCCGCCGCCCTCCTGCCGCAGGAGTGGGCGGCGAAACTGACCCAGACGGCGGGCGTGGACCGGCTCGGAGCCCTCCACCTGGCCATCGGCCTGGTCAGGAGGGGCGGCACCGTCTCGATCAGCGGCGTCTACGGCGGAGCCGCGGACACGCTGCCGATGCTCACCCTGTTCGACAAGCAGCTCACCCTGCGCATGGGCCAGGCCAACGTCCGCCGCTGGAGCGACGACATCCTCCCCCTCCTCACCGACGACGACCCCCTGGGCGTCGACGACTTCGCCACCCACCACCTCCCGCTGGACAGGGCACCGGACGCCTACCGGATGTTCCAGAAGAAGGAGGACGGCGCCATCAAGATCCTCTTCACGCCCTGA
- a CDS encoding amino acid ABC transporter permease, which yields MTDTVPPQPAAARRREELSAPPERSRHLGQVVAFLVTAVIAWKVVAFVAADPKLTWGVWRKYLFSGEVLHGLVTTVELSVIAMAAGIVLGVAVALMRLSANRYLRTVSWMYVWVIRSVPLLLQILIIGNLGLFFDTVHLTVPLVHLTLVDQPTNKVFTPFVASVVALSINEAPYMAEIVRGGILSVAGGQTEAAEALAMTRAQTMRHVVLPQALRTIIPPTGNQVVNMLKATSLVSVVAGGDLLTVTTNLAANNFRTLEMLFVATFWYLVLTVLATAGQSLLERRSNRSRRQAEVRGGNDRAAAELELMTIDGGGR from the coding sequence ATGACCGACACCGTTCCCCCGCAGCCGGCGGCCGCGCGCCGGCGGGAGGAGCTGTCCGCGCCGCCCGAGCGCTCCCGGCACCTGGGCCAGGTGGTCGCGTTCCTCGTCACGGCCGTCATCGCCTGGAAGGTCGTCGCGTTCGTGGCGGCCGATCCCAAGCTCACCTGGGGCGTGTGGCGGAAGTACCTCTTCAGCGGCGAGGTGCTGCACGGCCTGGTGACGACGGTCGAACTGTCCGTCATCGCGATGGCGGCGGGCATCGTGCTGGGCGTGGCGGTGGCGCTGATGCGGCTGTCGGCCAACCGCTACCTGCGCACCGTGAGCTGGATGTACGTGTGGGTGATCCGCTCGGTGCCGCTGCTGTTGCAGATCCTGATCATCGGCAACCTGGGCCTCTTCTTCGACACCGTCCACCTCACGGTGCCCCTGGTCCACCTGACCCTGGTGGACCAGCCGACGAACAAGGTGTTCACGCCCTTCGTCGCCTCCGTCGTCGCGCTGTCGATCAACGAGGCGCCGTACATGGCGGAGATCGTGCGGGGCGGCATCCTCTCGGTCGCCGGCGGGCAGACCGAGGCGGCCGAGGCCCTGGCGATGACCCGCGCCCAGACGATGCGGCACGTGGTCCTGCCGCAGGCGCTGCGCACGATCATCCCGCCGACCGGCAACCAGGTCGTGAACATGCTCAAGGCCACCAGCCTCGTCTCGGTGGTGGCCGGCGGCGACCTGCTCACGGTGACCACCAACCTGGCGGCCAACAACTTCCGCACCCTGGAGATGCTCTTCGTGGCGACCTTCTGGTACCTCGTGCTCACGGTGCTGGCCACCGCCGGGCAGAGCCTGCTGGAGCGGCGCTCGAACCGCTCCCGGCGGCAGGCCGAGGTCCGCGGCGGCAACGACCGGGCGGCGGCCGAGCTGGAGCTCATGACGATCGACGGGGGAGGTCGCTGA
- a CDS encoding CapA family protein, with protein sequence MRIVAGGDAIFASRGLADRLDPELVDLMTKADATFANAEFCCPRVGTPPMPRKFPMGNHAWVLDELRSVGVNLLSTANNHSADFGPQGVLDTIAACEERGLAFAGTGRSLTEARAASFLDTRAGRVALVAASSTRSYEFLAGEAGLDVAARAGLNPLRWGQAYVLPEEQFAQLRAIDELLGTAAAHRETDRVEVRPDPGPDVFEFGSVFEGHVRIERGARPDVRYWCDAGDLASIVASVRDAARRAEVVLVSLHCHEGVEDGWYHDRSASFVEHAARACIDAGATAFLGHGPHMLRGVEFHRGRPIFYSLGSLLYEFEMGERLTPENYAGYGLGPDSRPSDLHRGRARDEEGTPTGFYGEARFSRGALAVLDIDDTGRAAGDHPGGEGPRVRVELVPTDLGLNRATPSRRGIPSRPAPEEAADGVAELARMSAAFGTRVDWDAERGVATLRPGTGAAGAAR encoded by the coding sequence ATGCGAATCGTCGCCGGTGGAGACGCGATCTTCGCCAGCCGTGGACTGGCCGACCGGCTGGACCCCGAGCTGGTCGACCTGATGACGAAGGCCGACGCGACCTTCGCCAACGCCGAGTTCTGCTGCCCGCGCGTCGGGACGCCGCCGATGCCGCGCAAGTTCCCGATGGGCAACCACGCCTGGGTGCTCGACGAGCTGCGTTCCGTCGGCGTCAACCTGCTCTCGACCGCCAACAACCACTCGGCCGACTTCGGGCCGCAGGGCGTGCTCGACACGATCGCGGCGTGCGAGGAGCGCGGCCTCGCCTTCGCCGGGACCGGGCGCAGCCTGACCGAGGCCCGCGCGGCGTCCTTCCTCGACACCCGCGCCGGGCGGGTCGCCCTCGTCGCGGCCTCGTCCACGCGCTCGTACGAGTTCCTCGCCGGTGAGGCGGGGCTCGACGTGGCGGCACGCGCCGGACTCAACCCCCTGCGCTGGGGGCAGGCGTACGTGCTTCCCGAGGAGCAGTTCGCCCAACTGCGCGCGATCGACGAGCTGTTGGGCACCGCCGCGGCCCACCGGGAGACCGACCGGGTGGAGGTGCGGCCCGATCCGGGGCCGGACGTGTTCGAGTTCGGTTCGGTCTTCGAGGGGCACGTCCGGATCGAGCGGGGCGCGCGCCCCGATGTCCGGTACTGGTGCGACGCCGGCGACCTCGCCTCGATCGTGGCCTCGGTCCGCGACGCCGCCCGGCGCGCGGAGGTCGTCCTGGTGAGCCTGCACTGCCACGAGGGCGTCGAGGACGGCTGGTACCACGACCGGTCCGCCTCCTTCGTCGAGCACGCCGCGCGGGCCTGCATCGACGCGGGGGCGACCGCCTTCCTCGGGCACGGCCCCCACATGCTGCGCGGTGTCGAGTTCCACCGCGGCCGGCCGATCTTCTACTCCCTGGGCAGCCTGCTCTACGAGTTCGAGATGGGCGAACGGCTGACCCCCGAGAACTACGCGGGCTACGGGCTCGGCCCGGACTCCCGGCCCTCCGACCTGCATCGGGGCAGGGCCCGCGACGAGGAGGGAACCCCGACCGGCTTCTACGGCGAGGCCCGGTTCAGCCGGGGCGCGCTGGCCGTGCTCGACATCGACGACACCGGCCGCGCCGCGGGCGACCACCCGGGCGGCGAAGGGCCGAGGGTCCGGGTCGAACTGGTCCCCACCGACCTCGGGCTCAACCGCGCCACGCCCTCCCGCCGGGGCATCCCGAGCCGCCCGGCGCCCGAGGAGGCCGCGGACGGCGTCGCCGAACTCGCCCGGATGAGCGCCGCTTTCGGCACGCGGGTGGACTGGGACGCCGAGCGGGGCGTGGCCACGCTGCGGCCCGGGACCGGCGCCGCGGGGGCCGCCCGATGA
- a CDS encoding CYTH and CHAD domain-containing protein, whose amino-acid sequence MTATPLEQEVTLEGAGPLEPARLRSLPKVRKVVEAPREELDAVYYDTAGLRLLSRGITLRRRSGGHDEGWHLKLPADGGRREVHAPLRAGRPGKVPRELERRVLAYTRGRPLGPVAHLRTHRQRHLLLDRSGRTLAEVAQDEVDAHVLDVERLRTAAAPPADPEGADGAAGVDGAAKAHGGTSTRVVHWSEVEVEKDRGDDALLRAADGWLRAHGWSRPARTGKLDHALGAALSLPAEPDTPPRPRPGSAGECVMRRLSRQIDVLLETDAAVRADEPDAVHRMRTTSRRLRNLLRDNRSLLDRRRTDPVADDLRRLTRALAGARDHEVLAADLPAQAAGLTGPDHPALARRIAEQEAGRHAEAHRAAVAWLERPRYYALLDALDGLRAEPPLRPGKGGRPAAKHLRKVVGRDHDRLVRRMRAAGRAPEGPAREQAIHRTRKAVRRARHAAETALPYAGKRAKRYRKRAKAVQGVLGAHQDAAVARAELPGLARDAHREGADTYGYGRLQAEQDRRAAAALEALPSAWKRLRPY is encoded by the coding sequence ATGACGGCAACCCCTCTCGAACAGGAAGTGACCCTCGAAGGCGCTGGCCCGCTGGAGCCCGCCCGCCTGCGCTCGCTGCCGAAGGTGAGGAAGGTGGTGGAGGCGCCGCGCGAGGAACTCGACGCCGTCTACTACGACACCGCCGGACTGCGGCTGCTCTCCCGCGGCATCACCCTGCGCCGCCGCAGCGGCGGCCACGACGAGGGCTGGCACCTCAAGCTGCCCGCGGACGGCGGCAGGCGCGAGGTCCACGCGCCCCTGCGGGCGGGCCGGCCCGGAAAGGTGCCCCGCGAGCTGGAACGCAGGGTCCTGGCCTACACCAGGGGCCGCCCGCTGGGACCGGTCGCCCACCTGCGCACCCACCGGCAGCGCCACCTGCTGCTGGACCGCAGCGGCCGCACCCTCGCGGAGGTCGCCCAGGACGAGGTCGACGCGCACGTCCTCGACGTGGAACGGCTCCGTACCGCGGCCGCGCCGCCCGCCGACCCGGAGGGCGCGGACGGGGCCGCCGGGGTGGACGGGGCAGCCAAGGCGCACGGCGGCACGAGCACCCGGGTCGTGCACTGGTCCGAGGTCGAGGTGGAGAAGGACCGGGGCGACGACGCGCTGCTGCGCGCCGCCGACGGCTGGCTGCGCGCCCACGGGTGGAGCCGGCCCGCCCGGACCGGCAAGCTCGACCACGCGCTGGGCGCCGCGCTGTCCCTGCCGGCGGAACCCGACACGCCGCCCCGCCCGCGCCCCGGCTCGGCCGGGGAGTGCGTCATGCGCCGGCTGTCGCGCCAGATCGACGTCCTCCTGGAGACCGACGCGGCGGTGCGGGCCGACGAGCCCGACGCGGTGCACCGGATGCGCACCACCAGCCGCCGCCTGCGCAACCTGCTGCGCGACAACCGGTCCCTGCTCGACCGGCGGCGTACCGACCCCGTCGCCGACGACCTGCGCCGGCTCACCCGGGCGCTCGCCGGAGCCAGGGACCACGAGGTGCTGGCCGCGGACCTGCCCGCGCAGGCGGCCGGCCTGACCGGGCCCGATCATCCCGCGCTCGCCCGCCGCATCGCCGAGCAGGAGGCGGGGCGGCACGCCGAGGCGCACCGCGCCGCGGTCGCCTGGCTGGAGCGGCCCCGCTACTACGCCCTGCTGGACGCGCTCGACGGGCTGCGGGCCGAACCCCCCTTGCGGCCGGGGAAGGGCGGCCGGCCCGCGGCGAAGCACCTGCGCAAGGTCGTCGGCCGCGACCACGACCGCCTCGTGCGGCGGATGAGGGCCGCGGGACGCGCTCCCGAGGGGCCCGCTCGCGAGCAGGCGATCCACCGGACCCGCAAGGCGGTCCGCAGGGCACGGCACGCCGCGGAGACGGCGCTGCCCTACGCCGGCAAGCGGGCGAAGCGGTACCGCAAGCGGGCCAAGGCCGTACAGGGCGTGCTCGGCGCCCACCAGGACGCCGCCGTGGCCAGGGCCGAACTCCCCGGCCTGGCGCGGGACGCCCACCGCGAGGGGGCGGACACCTACGGCTACGGCCGGCTCCAGGCCGAGCAGGACCGCCGCGCGGCCGCGGCGCTGGAAGCCCTGCCGTCCGCCTGGAAGCGGCTGCGTCCGTACTGA
- a CDS encoding LysR family transcriptional regulator has product MPTVLDIPALRSFTAIADCGGFHRAAESLRLAQPTVSQHVRRLENALGRPLVERRGRGTGFTPDGEILLAEARVILQAHDNALERLGSARRDLPTIGVGSTEHAADRLLPRINQALGAAFSDCQVTFRIDRGSRLADALGQRTLDVALLIGAARGPKSHYVGDLPLAWYAAPGWEPPPDAHPLPLVVIDDPCTIRRQALRTLAEAGRRVTIVGQAGHLAGVLHAVRAGVGVALIADVGRPPEGLERRDDLPPAPPEPLHIGARAGATDRLVATVVDTVRAVLA; this is encoded by the coding sequence ATGCCGACGGTCCTCGACATCCCCGCCCTGCGCAGTTTCACCGCCATCGCGGACTGCGGCGGGTTCCACCGTGCCGCCGAGTCGCTGCGGCTGGCGCAGCCGACGGTCAGCCAGCACGTGCGCCGGCTGGAGAACGCGCTGGGCCGCCCGCTGGTGGAACGCCGGGGCCGCGGAACCGGGTTCACCCCCGACGGCGAGATCCTGCTGGCCGAGGCCCGCGTCATCCTCCAGGCGCACGACAACGCGCTCGAACGCCTCGGCTCGGCCCGGCGCGACCTGCCCACGATCGGCGTCGGCTCGACCGAGCACGCCGCGGACCGGCTGCTGCCCAGGATCAACCAGGCCCTCGGCGCCGCCTTCTCCGACTGCCAGGTCACCTTCCGGATCGACCGGGGCAGCAGGCTCGCCGACGCGCTCGGACAGCGGACCCTCGACGTGGCGCTGCTGATCGGCGCCGCCCGCGGCCCGAAGAGCCACTACGTCGGCGACCTGCCCCTGGCCTGGTACGCCGCGCCCGGCTGGGAACCGCCCCCGGACGCGCATCCGTTGCCGCTGGTCGTCATCGACGACCCCTGCACCATCCGCCGCCAGGCGCTGCGCACCCTGGCGGAGGCCGGCCGCCGCGTGACGATCGTCGGCCAGGCCGGCCATCTCGCCGGCGTCCTGCACGCGGTGCGGGCCGGCGTGGGCGTCGCGCTGATCGCCGACGTCGGCCGCCCCCCGGAGGGCCTTGAGCGGCGGGACGACCTGCCCCCGGCACCGCCCGAGCCCCTGCACATAGGGGCGCGCGCAGGGGCGACGGACCGGCTCGTGGCGACGGTGGTCGACACCGTCCGCGCCGTCCTGGCGTGA
- a CDS encoding amino acid ABC transporter ATP-binding protein: MAPEKSPGTAEPLLVVAGLEKRFGHTQVLRGIDLEVHRGETLGVIGPSGSGKSTLLRCVNRLVDYEGGGVWLDGRLLGQELHRGRRRKLPHRRLAAQRRAVGMVFQHFHLFENHTVLGNLCLAPQLVHKRSRAETEAHARELLTRVGLADKADRYPSQLSGGQQQRVAIARALTMRPDLLLFDEPTSALDPETVGEVLAVMRDLADSGMTMVVVTHEIGFVREAADRIAVMDDGRIIELGAPSQVLDTPAHERTRRFLRRLAPAASPSTPAQQPVPAPAAGAEPAVRARPDTPSR; this comes from the coding sequence ATGGCACCGGAGAAGTCGCCGGGCACGGCGGAGCCCCTGCTGGTCGTCGCGGGGCTGGAGAAGCGCTTCGGCCACACCCAGGTGCTGCGCGGCATCGACCTGGAGGTGCACCGCGGCGAGACGCTCGGCGTGATCGGGCCCTCGGGATCGGGCAAGAGCACGCTGCTGCGCTGCGTCAACCGCCTGGTCGACTACGAGGGCGGCGGCGTCTGGCTCGACGGGCGACTGCTCGGCCAGGAGCTGCACCGCGGCCGGCGGCGCAAGCTGCCGCACCGCCGGCTGGCCGCCCAGCGCCGCGCGGTCGGCATGGTCTTCCAGCACTTCCACCTCTTCGAGAACCACACCGTGCTGGGCAACCTGTGCCTGGCCCCGCAGCTCGTGCACAAGCGGAGCAGGGCCGAGACCGAGGCGCACGCCCGCGAGCTGCTCACGCGGGTCGGCCTGGCCGACAAGGCCGACCGCTACCCGTCCCAGCTCTCCGGCGGCCAGCAGCAGCGGGTCGCCATCGCCCGCGCGCTGACCATGCGGCCCGACCTGCTGCTCTTCGACGAGCCGACCTCCGCGCTCGACCCGGAGACGGTCGGCGAGGTGCTCGCCGTCATGCGCGACCTCGCCGACTCCGGCATGACGATGGTGGTCGTCACCCACGAGATCGGGTTCGTCCGCGAGGCGGCCGACCGTATCGCCGTCATGGACGACGGCCGGATCATCGAGCTCGGCGCCCCCTCCCAGGTCCTGGACACCCCGGCCCACGAACGCACGCGCCGCTTCCTGCGGCGCCTCGCGCCCGCGGCGTCCCCGAGCACCCCCGCGCAGCAGCCCGTACCCGCGCCCGCCGCCGGCGCCGAGCCCGCCGTCCGCGCCCGTCCCGACACCCCCTCACGCTAG
- a CDS encoding alpha/beta hydrolase translates to MSAAPTDHPLAAWDNPPAIAPRGTVIVVPGRGEHPALYGRFGQRISADAYLVRAVGDPAQDPDAVAAQIRALLNDPALPAPRVLAGSDGGALFAVALAAGGADVDGLVLAGLPVTGAPAAPPGEGSSEIEARTSCPTHGRLLGSDPGFRPGALNEPLPDAWFDAADLSRVTVPVLGLHGRSDTVSPFDAARERYAEGANVELYALAEGPHDALNDRNHRVAAATVLLFLERLRLGAALPEIAVRELPGPGPASTPGPVPTPGTTPAAATAAATVPAAGSAAGSGEVSGR, encoded by the coding sequence GTGAGCGCTGCCCCGACCGATCACCCCCTCGCCGCCTGGGACAACCCGCCGGCCATCGCACCCCGCGGCACCGTGATCGTGGTGCCGGGACGGGGCGAACACCCCGCGCTGTACGGCCGCTTCGGGCAGCGGATCAGCGCGGACGCCTACCTCGTCCGGGCGGTGGGCGACCCCGCGCAGGACCCCGACGCGGTCGCCGCGCAGATCCGGGCGCTGCTCAACGATCCGGCGCTGCCCGCCCCGCGGGTCCTGGCCGGCTCCGATGGCGGCGCCCTGTTCGCGGTGGCCCTGGCGGCCGGCGGTGCCGACGTCGACGGGCTCGTCCTGGCCGGGCTGCCGGTCACCGGCGCACCCGCGGCCCCGCCCGGCGAGGGGTCGTCCGAGATCGAGGCGCGCACCAGTTGTCCGACCCATGGCCGGCTGCTCGGCTCGGACCCCGGTTTCCGTCCCGGCGCCCTGAACGAGCCGCTGCCCGACGCGTGGTTCGACGCGGCCGACCTGTCCCGCGTCACGGTTCCGGTGCTCGGTCTGCACGGCCGGTCCGACACCGTCAGCCCCTTCGACGCGGCGCGCGAGCGCTACGCGGAGGGCGCGAACGTGGAGCTGTACGCCCTCGCCGAGGGCCCGCACGACGCGCTCAACGACCGCAACCACCGGGTGGCCGCGGCCACGGTGCTGCTGTTCCTGGAGCGGCTGCGGCTCGGCGCCGCGCTGCCCGAGATCGCGGTCCGCGAGCTGCCCGGGCCCGGCCCCGCGTCCACGCCCGGGCCCGTACCCACGCCCGGCACCACCCCCGCGGCCGCCACCGCGGCCGCCACCGTGCCCGCGGCCGGGTCCGCGGCCGGCTCCGGCGAGGTGAGCGGAAGATGA
- a CDS encoding transporter substrate-binding domain-containing protein has protein sequence MSPSPARHRRLLVLPAIAATMAAVLSACSSSSSGSGDTPSAASSAGASSGSYASLQQMVPGSYKSAGTIHLATDFAEPPLMFAKGTSQPGLVFSVTEEAAKRLGLTVTPVLIADSSTWPTALSAKRVDMLPTFNDTTERQQAGYTFVDWAYNSIVFDVPKGNPKKITGWDSVCGRTIGMIAGTTQVAITNAESARCVADGDPKINVRTYSGGTQTLAALQSGQIDAQIGSGLSSPYAAEHGASYEVVSNFQTYAQNMGFGFRKDDAALADALAASLNSMIKDGTYQKLFQQYGLSSSAKTSVTRDKAASAVPSVAPSPAPSVLTAG, from the coding sequence ATGAGCCCCTCCCCCGCACGCCACCGCCGCCTCCTCGTCCTTCCCGCGATCGCGGCGACGATGGCGGCCGTCCTGTCGGCCTGCAGCTCCAGCAGCTCCGGCAGCGGCGACACCCCGAGCGCCGCCTCCAGCGCGGGTGCCTCGTCCGGCTCGTACGCGAGCCTTCAGCAGATGGTCCCCGGCTCGTACAAGTCGGCCGGCACCATCCATCTCGCCACCGACTTCGCCGAGCCGCCGCTGATGTTCGCCAAGGGCACGTCCCAGCCGGGGCTGGTGTTCTCCGTCACGGAGGAGGCCGCGAAGCGTCTGGGGCTGACGGTCACGCCCGTGCTGATCGCCGACTCCAGCACCTGGCCGACCGCGCTGAGCGCCAAGCGGGTGGACATGCTGCCCACGTTCAACGACACCACCGAGCGCCAGCAGGCCGGCTACACGTTCGTCGACTGGGCCTACAACTCGATCGTCTTCGACGTGCCGAAGGGCAACCCGAAGAAGATCACCGGCTGGGACTCGGTCTGCGGCAGGACGATCGGCATGATCGCCGGCACCACCCAGGTGGCGATCACCAACGCCGAGAGCGCCCGCTGCGTCGCCGACGGCGACCCGAAGATCAACGTGCGCACCTACAGCGGCGGCACGCAGACCCTCGCCGCCCTCCAGAGCGGACAGATCGACGCCCAGATCGGCAGCGGCCTGAGCTCGCCGTACGCCGCCGAGCACGGCGCCAGCTACGAGGTCGTGTCGAACTTCCAGACCTACGCCCAGAACATGGGCTTCGGGTTCCGCAAGGACGACGCGGCGCTGGCCGACGCGCTGGCCGCCTCGCTCAACTCGATGATCAAGGACGGAACCTACCAGAAGCTGTTCCAGCAGTACGGCCTGTCGTCCAGCGCGAAGACCTCGGTCACCCGGGACAAGGCCGCGTCCGCCGTGCCGTCGGTGGCGCCGTCTCCGGCGCCCTCGGTGCTGACCGCCGGCTGA